One region of Eupeodes corollae chromosome 1, idEupCoro1.1, whole genome shotgun sequence genomic DNA includes:
- the LOC129941718 gene encoding uncharacterized protein LOC129941718, whose product MLKAANFDWKQVQLATTNIGTKWNFIPPASPHFGGLWEAGVKSVKFHLKRIVRNETLTFEELSTLLTQIEACLNSRPLCPLSDNFEDFAILTPAHFLIGTSSFLVPEADINDEKITHLNRWNKMQAAVNSFWKQWSGEYLSRMQRRPKWLHQQPQPQVGDLVLLKDERLPPSQWALARITSLVQGADKLTRVVTIKTKSDEDGVENYVHAGEEC is encoded by the exons ATGCTGAAGGCCGCAAATTTCGACTGGAAGCAAGTCCAATTAGCAACAACGAACATCGGAACAAAGTGGAATTTTATTCCTCCCGCTTCCCCGCACTTTGGAGGTCTATGGGAAGCAGGAGTGAAATCCGTTAAATTTCACTTAAAGCGGATCGTTAGGAACGAGACCCTTACATTTGAGGAACTCAGCACACTTCTAACTCAAATAGAAGCATGTTTAAATTCGAGGCCTCTATGTCCTTTATCCGACAACTTTGAAGACTTCGCCATTTTAACACCAGCACACTTTCTAATTGGAACATCAAGTTTTCTTGTACCAGAAGCAGATATAAACGACgaaaaaattactcatctaAATAGATGGAATAAAATGCAAGCAGCCGTCAACTCATTCTGGAAGCAGTGGAGCGGAGAGTACTTATCTCGAATGCAACGTCGACCAAAATGGTTACACCAACAGCCACAACCTCAAGTTGGAGATTTAGTATTGCTAAAAGATGAACGCCTGCCACCATCGCAATGGGCTCTTGCACGTATTACCTCACTAGTACAAGGAGCTGATAAGCTTACTCGTGTCgtaactataaaaacaaaatcag ACGAAGATGGAGTTGAGAACTATGTTCACGCCGGGGAGGAATGTTGA